In Crinalium epipsammum PCC 9333, the following are encoded in one genomic region:
- the ribD gene encoding bifunctional diaminohydroxyphosphoribosylaminopyrimidine deaminase/5-amino-6-(5-phosphoribosylamino)uracil reductase RibD, translating to MENSPLDAQIDSDQMLSASFLGTPLDRAMMQRCIELARRALGRTAPNPLVGAVIVKDGQIIGEGFHPGAGNPHAEVFALREAGDLAVGATIYVNLEPCNHYGRTPPCSEALVAAGVAKVVVGMVDPDPRVSGGGIARLQQAGIEVVVGVEEEACRQLNEAFIHRILYQRPFGILKYAMTLDGKIATTTGHSAWITSPDARHIVHQLRAACDAVIVGGNTVRLDNPKLTSHQTYTHNPLRVVMSRNLDLPTDAYLWETTDAPTLVLTEANSSPYFQQMLLKKNVEVVELTPLTPTKVMEYLYQRNLLSVLWECGGTLAASAIAQAAVQKVLAFIAPKIVGGKTAPSPVGDLGLAMMTDAITLERVTWRPVGSDCMLEGYLPPLPR from the coding sequence ATGGAAAACTCTCCCTTAGACGCTCAAATTGATTCAGACCAAATGTTATCCGCGTCTTTTTTAGGAACACCATTAGATCGAGCAATGATGCAGCGATGTATTGAACTTGCTCGTCGCGCTTTGGGGCGAACAGCACCTAATCCCTTAGTAGGTGCTGTAATTGTTAAAGATGGGCAAATTATTGGCGAAGGATTTCATCCAGGTGCGGGTAATCCCCATGCAGAAGTATTCGCTTTGCGAGAGGCAGGTGATCTAGCTGTTGGAGCAACTATATATGTCAATCTAGAGCCTTGCAATCACTATGGACGGACACCACCTTGTTCAGAAGCGTTAGTTGCTGCTGGGGTGGCTAAGGTGGTGGTAGGGATGGTTGATCCCGATCCCCGTGTATCGGGTGGAGGTATAGCGAGATTACAGCAGGCTGGGATTGAAGTAGTAGTAGGTGTAGAAGAAGAAGCTTGTCGCCAACTCAATGAAGCTTTTATTCATCGTATTCTCTACCAGCGCCCGTTTGGAATTTTAAAATATGCCATGACCCTGGATGGTAAGATTGCGACTACCACAGGACACAGTGCTTGGATTACTAGCCCTGATGCTCGTCATATAGTGCATCAGTTACGTGCGGCTTGTGATGCCGTAATTGTTGGTGGTAATACAGTGCGCCTAGACAATCCTAAATTGACTAGCCATCAAACATATACTCATAATCCCTTGCGGGTAGTGATGAGCCGAAATTTAGACTTACCAACAGACGCATATCTTTGGGAAACAACAGATGCGCCCACGCTGGTATTAACAGAAGCAAATTCATCTCCATATTTTCAGCAAATGTTGTTGAAAAAGAACGTTGAAGTGGTAGAGTTAACGCCGTTAACTCCTACAAAAGTAATGGAATATTTATATCAGCGAAACTTGCTGTCTGTATTATGGGAATGTGGGGGTACATTAGCGGCTAGTGCGATCGCACAAGCCGCTGTTCAAAAAGTACTTGCTTTTATTGCTCCCAAAATAGTTGGTGGCAAAACAGCACCCTCACCTGTGGGAGATTTGGGATTGGCAATGATGACGGATGCTATAACTCTAGAAAGAGTGACATGGCGACCAGTGGGTTCAGATTGTATGCTTGAAGGTTATTTACCACCTCTACCCAGATAA
- a CDS encoding HAD family hydrolase produces the protein MTGTTASKLQSPFYRCRDYPKKSGMTVFCDFDGPIVNVSERYYSTYQIALADLVASYQAQGMILPIQVLSKQQFWEMKQDRVPDVEIAMRSGLQGEQIDSFLRNVCEIVNQPSLLNKDKMQPGVSWALALLHQEGVKLVLVTLRDRTEATQILINYGLARLFSGIYGTDDSQIAYQNNSEAKTQLLAQAIKEQSPRSSWMVGDTEADILAGQALGIPTIAVTCGIRSCYMLKKFQPTRIHSDLLSVAHDLLGITQLVRV, from the coding sequence ATGACAGGAACGACAGCTTCAAAATTACAATCACCTTTTTATCGGTGTCGAGATTACCCAAAAAAGTCAGGGATGACGGTGTTCTGTGACTTTGACGGACCGATAGTTAATGTCTCGGAACGATACTACAGCACCTATCAGATAGCACTAGCTGATCTAGTGGCATCTTATCAAGCTCAAGGCATGATCCTGCCCATCCAAGTACTCAGTAAACAGCAGTTTTGGGAAATGAAGCAAGATCGAGTTCCCGATGTGGAAATTGCCATGCGTTCAGGTTTGCAGGGGGAACAGATTGATTCTTTTTTAAGGAATGTATGTGAAATTGTCAATCAGCCTAGTTTATTAAATAAAGATAAGATGCAGCCTGGAGTGAGTTGGGCATTGGCACTGCTGCATCAAGAGGGAGTCAAATTAGTATTAGTGACATTGCGCGATCGCACTGAAGCCACACAGATATTAATAAATTATGGTTTAGCACGTTTATTTAGTGGCATATACGGTACTGATGATAGCCAGATAGCTTATCAAAACAACTCAGAAGCAAAAACACAACTTTTGGCACAAGCAATTAAGGAACAATCTCCCCGATCAAGTTGGATGGTTGGAGATACCGAAGCTGATATATTAGCAGGACAAGCATTAGGAATTCCGACAATTGCTGTTACCTGTGGAATTCGTAGTTGCTATATGCTGAAAAAATTTCAACCTACTCGCATCCACAGCGACTTACTATCTGTAGCCCATGATTTACTCGGTATAACCCAGCTAGTTCGGGTTTAA
- the mreD gene encoding rod shape-determining protein MreD → MIKISKLSLRTRQILNGFVIVFSVILCLLILPTRLSGMEIFGFSPNWLLIWVVTWSIKRSPVQGAFAGLVLGLIQDGMTSPHPSHTISLMLVGFLSARIQKQRFIQEDFISIALIVFGMAIVGETITAAQYLLQGDRNWAEIWTDYQLIALASAIVSSLWAPVVYYPLNRWWVQMNLLQQS, encoded by the coding sequence GTGATCAAGATTTCTAAATTATCACTACGGACTCGGCAAATTCTTAACGGCTTTGTGATTGTTTTTTCCGTAATTTTATGCTTATTGATTTTGCCAACTCGCTTATCTGGGATGGAAATATTCGGATTTAGCCCTAATTGGTTATTAATTTGGGTGGTTACTTGGAGTATTAAGCGATCGCCTGTTCAAGGAGCGTTTGCAGGGTTAGTATTAGGATTAATTCAAGATGGGATGACATCTCCTCATCCTAGCCATACCATCAGTTTAATGCTAGTTGGATTCTTGAGCGCGAGGATTCAAAAACAACGATTCATTCAGGAAGACTTTATTTCTATAGCTTTAATTGTATTTGGTATGGCTATTGTAGGTGAAACAATTACAGCAGCACAGTATTTGTTGCAGGGCGATCGCAACTGGGCGGAAATTTGGACTGACTATCAGTTAATTGCTTTAGCCTCTGCTATTGTTAGTAGCCTCTGGGCTCCTGTAGTTTACTACCCGCTCAATCGCTGGTGGGTACAGATGAATTTGTTACAGCAATCTTAA
- the mreC gene encoding rod shape-determining protein MreC produces the protein MYTLRRWWDRHWLQFVLVSLSLGTAYGLQYTQGGVLFEAYQSLTRPFQSKPTPEERLTTARTRELEIELNELQSQNQKLQQLLGYVGAEKQKGFVAPIIGRSADQWWQQITLGRGSQDGIKVGFSVMGVGGLVGRVVSVTPRTSRILLISDPSSRVGVLISRSRQMGYIRGQGSNRAVMQFFDKVPDVRVGDSVTTSSVSQLFPAGLPIGRVESLNLSKNPAPEAVIELTAPMSFLEWVIVYPKPPLESDQDF, from the coding sequence ATGTATACGTTGCGTCGCTGGTGGGATCGACACTGGCTACAATTTGTTTTGGTAAGTCTGAGCTTAGGAACTGCCTATGGGCTTCAATATACTCAGGGAGGAGTTTTGTTTGAGGCTTACCAGTCACTTACCCGTCCTTTTCAATCAAAACCAACTCCAGAGGAACGCTTAACAACTGCCCGAACTAGAGAACTGGAAATAGAGTTAAATGAGTTACAAAGCCAAAATCAAAAGTTACAACAACTGTTAGGTTATGTTGGGGCTGAGAAACAAAAAGGCTTCGTTGCTCCAATTATTGGTCGCAGTGCCGATCAATGGTGGCAACAGATAACTTTAGGTCGCGGGAGTCAAGATGGCATTAAAGTAGGCTTTAGTGTGATGGGAGTAGGCGGTTTAGTAGGTCGGGTTGTGAGTGTTACACCCCGTACTAGCCGCATCTTGCTAATTAGTGACCCAAGCAGTCGGGTAGGTGTGCTGATCAGCCGTAGCCGCCAAATGGGTTATATTCGGGGTCAAGGTTCCAATCGTGCTGTAATGCAATTTTTTGATAAAGTTCCAGATGTTCGTGTAGGTGACTCTGTTACTACCTCATCTGTGAGCCAACTGTTTCCCGCAGGCTTACCAATCGGGCGTGTAGAGTCTTTAAATTTAAGTAAAAATCCCGCTCCTGAAGCAGTGATTGAACTGACCGCACCAATGAGTTTTTTGGAGTGGGTAATTGTTTATCCTAAACCACCATTAGAAAGTGATCAAGATTTCTAA
- a CDS encoding rod shape-determining protein, translating to MGIDLGTANTLVYVSGKGIVLQEPSVVAIDQNLRIPLAVGEEAKKMLGRTPGNVIAVRPLRDGVIADFDIAEMMLKQFIRRVHEGRTLVSPRIVIGIPSGVTGVERRAVMEAASQAGAREVFLIDEPVAAAIGAGLPVAEATGNMIIDIGGGTTEVAVLSLQGTVISESVRVAGDELSESIIQYMKKVHNLVIGERTAEEIKIQMGSAYPTHEDDDAMMEVRGLHLLSGLPRTVTIKGPEIRESMSEPLSVIIEAVKRTLERTPPELAADIIDRGIMLAGGGALLRGLDTLISHETGIVTHIAADPLSCVVLGTGRVLENFKQLGRVFSAHSRNM from the coding sequence ATGGGAATTGACCTGGGGACTGCTAACACCTTAGTTTATGTATCCGGCAAAGGAATTGTTTTGCAGGAACCTTCTGTTGTTGCCATCGATCAAAACCTCAGAATTCCCCTAGCAGTGGGTGAGGAAGCTAAAAAAATGCTAGGTCGGACTCCCGGAAATGTAATTGCCGTGCGTCCCCTCCGTGATGGTGTGATCGCAGATTTTGACATTGCCGAGATGATGCTCAAGCAATTTATCCGCCGAGTACACGAAGGCAGAACCCTAGTTTCTCCTCGAATTGTGATCGGTATTCCCAGTGGCGTTACTGGAGTCGAGCGACGCGCAGTAATGGAAGCAGCATCTCAAGCTGGAGCGAGAGAGGTTTTCTTAATTGATGAGCCAGTAGCAGCAGCCATTGGTGCTGGCTTACCAGTAGCAGAAGCTACAGGAAACATGATTATTGATATCGGTGGCGGTACAACCGAAGTAGCAGTTTTAAGTTTGCAAGGAACAGTTATTAGTGAATCTGTACGGGTTGCTGGTGATGAATTGAGTGAATCGATCATTCAATACATGAAAAAGGTGCATAATTTAGTCATTGGGGAACGCACCGCAGAAGAAATTAAAATTCAAATGGGTTCCGCCTATCCTACCCATGAAGATGACGATGCCATGATGGAAGTTCGTGGCTTACACTTGCTTTCTGGATTACCCAGAACAGTCACAATTAAAGGTCCAGAAATTCGTGAAAGTATGTCTGAACCGCTATCTGTGATTATTGAAGCTGTCAAGCGTACTTTGGAACGGACACCTCCAGAACTCGCAGCAGACATCATTGACAGAGGAATTATGTTAGCTGGTGGTGGCGCATTACTTAGAGGTTTAGATACCCTAATTAGCCACGAAACGGGAATTGTCACACACATTGCAGCAGACCCCTTAAGTTGTGTAGTTTTGGGTACAGGGCGCGTATTGGAGAACTTTAAGCAGCTAGGACGGGTATTCAGCGCCCATTCCCGAAATATGTAG
- a CDS encoding single-stranded DNA-binding protein, which translates to MNLNVVNLVGRVGGEPEVKYFESGSVKCNLTLAVNRRTSKSDQPDWFNLELWGKTAEIAGNYVRKGSLIGVQGSLKIETWSDRTTGTNRSKPVIKVDRLDLLGSKKDTDASAVDNYSGQGTEF; encoded by the coding sequence ATGAATCTCAATGTTGTTAATCTCGTCGGACGAGTCGGTGGAGAGCCTGAAGTTAAGTATTTTGAGTCAGGTAGTGTTAAGTGTAACCTGACCCTAGCAGTCAATCGTCGCACAAGTAAGAGCGACCAGCCGGACTGGTTTAATCTGGAACTGTGGGGTAAGACGGCGGAGATTGCTGGTAACTATGTACGCAAGGGTAGCTTAATTGGGGTTCAAGGTTCTTTAAAGATAGAGACTTGGAGCGATCGCACTACAGGCACTAACCGCTCAAAGCCTGTGATCAAAGTTGACCGCCTAGATCTACTAGGTTCTAAAAAAGACACAGATGCTAGTGCAGTTGACAATTATAGCGGTCAGGGGACGGAATTTTAA
- a CDS encoding SIMPL domain-containing protein yields MNKISMSDIKLSSWNRLPAIFLSLGILGLTFAHPAFAQERMLKTITVTGRGVERIPTTKAQVELGVEVSGKTATAAQQEVARRSSAVVELLRSRNVEKLETTGIRLNPSYSYENNVQRLTGYVATNTVSFRLDTQRVGSLLDDAVKAGATRIDGISFVANDSAIEAAQQTALRKATQDAQRQAESVLGALNLTRREIVNIQVNGASPPPPVPMPRLASTLAKSDSSTPVVGGEQQVEGSVTLQISY; encoded by the coding sequence ATGAATAAAATAAGTATGTCTGATATTAAGCTTAGTTCTTGGAATCGGTTGCCAGCTATATTTTTGTCTTTGGGTATTTTAGGCTTAACCTTTGCACATCCTGCTTTTGCCCAAGAGAGAATGTTGAAGACGATTACGGTTACTGGTAGAGGTGTGGAAAGGATTCCTACCACTAAGGCGCAAGTAGAACTAGGTGTTGAGGTGTCGGGAAAAACTGCGACAGCAGCGCAGCAGGAGGTTGCACGACGATCAAGTGCCGTAGTAGAGTTACTGCGATCGCGCAATGTTGAAAAACTAGAAACTACTGGCATTAGGCTCAACCCAAGCTATAGCTATGAGAACAATGTACAACGACTTACTGGCTATGTAGCTACTAATACCGTTAGCTTTCGGCTAGATACTCAAAGAGTTGGCTCTCTATTAGATGACGCGGTGAAAGCTGGCGCGACACGCATTGATGGCATTAGTTTTGTGGCTAATGATAGCGCAATTGAGGCGGCTCAACAAACTGCTTTACGCAAAGCAACTCAGGACGCTCAACGACAAGCAGAGAGCGTTTTGGGGGCATTAAATCTTACTCGTAGGGAAATTGTGAACATTCAAGTTAATGGTGCTAGTCCACCCCCGCCAGTACCCATGCCACGCCTTGCCAGTACTTTAGCTAAGTCAGACTCTTCTACACCAGTTGTAGGCGGTGAACAACAGGTAGAGGGTTCTGTTACGTTACAAATCAGCTACTAA
- a CDS encoding AMIN domain-containing protein: protein MRHYWLLPSFLSIFLFSLPAEAGRIVRWDFNTNQNRLSFTTDSGVQPRAILISNPTRLIIDLPNTSLGRATVKQPLSGTMNFLRVGQLDDRTTRLVIELKPGYTLDPQQVIFRGASPINWSVQLPRPQRIEELPNFIPPPQSTPRLNQSNQTMPKTLAQLLEMPIPKFSNKS from the coding sequence GTGAGACATTACTGGCTGTTACCCAGTTTTTTGAGCATTTTTCTATTTTCATTACCTGCTGAAGCTGGTAGAATTGTCAGATGGGATTTTAATACCAATCAAAATCGGCTGTCGTTTACAACAGATTCAGGAGTTCAACCTCGTGCCATCCTGATTTCTAACCCTACCCGTCTGATCATTGATCTACCAAATACATCTCTAGGACGTGCAACTGTCAAGCAACCCCTCAGTGGCACAATGAACTTTTTGAGAGTTGGTCAACTTGATGATCGTACTACTCGTTTAGTAATTGAATTAAAACCTGGTTATACTCTCGACCCTCAACAAGTAATTTTCCGTGGCGCTTCACCTATCAATTGGTCGGTACAACTTCCCAGACCACAGCGCATAGAAGAGTTACCTAATTTTATACCACCACCCCAATCTACTCCTCGTCTCAATCAATCTAATCAAACAATGCCCAAAACTTTAGCTCAATTGTTGGAGATGCCAATCCCAAAATTTAGCAACAAATCGTAA
- a CDS encoding N-acetylmuramoyl-L-alanine amidase: MRFYWLLPSFLSIFLFSLPASAAKLLSWRFDANQNRLDFQTDFGVQPRAQLLTNPTRLIIDLPSTTLARPTVTQPLAGAIRSLRVGQFDNQTTRLVLELNPGYTIDPQEVLFRGTTTAQWSIKLPKPERIGDLPDLTPVTNLPVSVDNNQARPVSPPTISQQLGTQIQNLQITRDGFFIRTNGGNPTLRVGRSEDRRTINIDLDGTTLAPNLARDFPINRYGVSRIQFSQPSPRVARVTLNVSENSPDWQASLSRLDGIVVLPQGISAAQIQNSGSTLSSSNQLATIGSVELDFNSPQLLIRSDLPVKPIITWDGSARLYRITVPNAQLSTSYREPQLTPNSPLLRVRLLPVGSRAVEIQVIPSAGVEIGGLNQISNQLVAIQLKQNRPGSSPITTIPIPPPDQPNPSVGLPSIPNSRIVVVVDPGHGGKDPGAIGYGGLREVDVILPIARQVTALLEQRGIKVVMSRNADYFVDLAPRVDLAARVGADLFVSIHANSIRNRSDVNGLETYYYGGGQRLAQTIHNSVLQSVNINNRGVRSARFYVLRRSSMPATLVEVGYLTSPQEAQKLADPNYQRQMAEAIARGVLQYIQQNF, translated from the coding sequence GTGAGATTTTACTGGTTACTACCCAGTTTTTTGAGTATTTTTCTGTTTTCACTACCAGCTTCAGCCGCTAAATTGCTATCTTGGCGCTTTGACGCTAATCAGAATCGGCTGGATTTTCAAACAGATTTTGGAGTACAGCCTAGAGCGCAATTGCTGACTAACCCTACTCGTTTGATTATCGACTTGCCAAGTACAACTCTGGCACGCCCAACGGTGACTCAGCCTCTTGCTGGTGCAATTCGTTCTTTGAGAGTCGGGCAATTTGATAACCAGACAACTCGCTTAGTCTTGGAACTTAACCCTGGATACACAATAGATCCCCAAGAAGTTCTATTTAGGGGAACAACTACTGCACAGTGGTCGATAAAACTTCCTAAGCCTGAGCGGATAGGAGATTTACCGGATCTGACACCTGTTACTAACTTGCCAGTCAGTGTAGACAACAATCAAGCACGCCCGGTGTCTCCTCCAACTATATCTCAACAGTTAGGGACTCAAATTCAAAATCTCCAAATCACACGAGATGGTTTTTTTATCCGTACCAATGGCGGAAATCCCACATTGAGAGTAGGTCGCAGTGAAGATCGCCGCACGATTAATATTGACTTAGACGGTACGACTCTTGCCCCAAACTTGGCGAGAGATTTTCCGATTAATCGCTATGGTGTAAGCCGTATCCAATTTTCTCAACCATCACCTAGGGTTGCTCGTGTCACGTTGAATGTCAGTGAAAATAGCCCTGATTGGCAAGCAAGTCTAAGTAGATTAGATGGCATCGTGGTACTACCACAAGGGATTTCTGCGGCGCAAATACAAAATTCGGGCTCTACACTCTCTAGTTCCAATCAGTTAGCCACTATTGGGTCAGTTGAACTTGATTTTAATAGTCCACAGCTATTAATTAGGTCTGATTTACCAGTTAAACCGATTATCACTTGGGACGGTTCAGCCCGTCTCTACCGAATTACGGTTCCTAATGCTCAGTTGTCTACTTCATACCGAGAGCCACAGCTAACGCCTAACAGCCCTCTGTTGAGAGTGCGGCTACTACCTGTAGGTTCTCGTGCTGTAGAGATTCAAGTTATCCCATCGGCTGGTGTAGAAATAGGAGGACTCAATCAGATTAGTAACCAGTTAGTAGCAATACAACTAAAACAAAATCGACCAGGTAGTAGCCCAATCACTACGATTCCCATACCACCACCCGATCAACCTAATCCGTCTGTAGGCTTACCTAGCATTCCTAATAGCAGGATAGTTGTTGTTGTTGACCCTGGACATGGTGGTAAAGATCCAGGCGCTATTGGTTATGGTGGGTTGCGTGAGGTAGATGTAATTTTACCAATTGCTAGACAGGTAACTGCTTTATTGGAACAACGGGGAATTAAAGTAGTGATGAGCAGAAATGCTGACTACTTTGTAGATTTGGCTCCGCGAGTAGATTTGGCGGCGCGAGTGGGGGCTGATTTATTTGTCAGTATCCATGCAAATTCTATTCGTAATCGTTCAGATGTCAATGGTTTGGAAACCTATTATTACGGTGGTGGTCAACGTCTAGCTCAGACAATCCACAATAGTGTTCTACAAAGCGTAAATATTAACAATCGAGGTGTCCGTAGTGCCAGATTTTATGTCTTGAGGAGGTCGTCTATGCCTGCAACTTTGGTGGAAGTTGGATATCTGACGAGTCCACAGGAAGCTCAAAAATTGGCAGATCCTAATTATCAAAGACAAATGGCTGAAGCGATCGCTCGTGGTGTTTTACAGTATATACAACAAAATTTTTAG
- the murI gene encoding glutamate racemase — protein sequence MTKHNSQKRIGIFDSGVGGLTVLKELYNQLPNESILYFGDTARLPYGTRKPAEILQFVREIISWMVEQDAKMVIMACNTSSALALEAVQSEFDLPILGLILPGARAAVQQGRRIGVISTPATALSNAYRNAVLEIDATAEVWQVGCPEFVPLIEQNRIHDPYTTEVAREYLAPLLEQEIDTLIYGCTHYPHLAPVIRNILPSTVKLVNPAVSVAAATAQELELLGLQNTSGVPTQFCVSGCPEQFAKLSVQWLGYTPEVEKVYLPALPQPSLPLESLD from the coding sequence ATGACAAAGCACAACAGCCAAAAAAGAATTGGTATTTTTGATAGCGGGGTTGGAGGTCTCACTGTTCTCAAGGAACTTTACAACCAGTTACCTAATGAATCCATTCTTTACTTTGGGGATACAGCCCGCCTCCCCTACGGAACCCGCAAACCAGCAGAAATTTTACAGTTTGTACGCGAAATTATTAGCTGGATGGTGGAACAAGATGCCAAAATGGTAATTATGGCTTGTAATACCAGTTCTGCTCTGGCGTTAGAAGCTGTGCAATCAGAATTTGATTTACCAATTTTAGGACTGATTTTGCCTGGGGCGCGTGCTGCTGTACAGCAGGGGCGGCGAATTGGTGTGATTTCTACTCCTGCTACTGCCTTAAGCAATGCCTACCGCAACGCAGTATTAGAAATTGATGCCACCGCCGAAGTTTGGCAAGTTGGCTGTCCTGAGTTTGTGCCACTCATTGAGCAAAATCGTATTCATGATCCTTATACAACTGAAGTAGCCAGAGAGTATTTAGCGCCTTTGCTGGAACAAGAAATAGATACGCTGATTTACGGCTGTACTCACTACCCTCACTTAGCACCTGTTATTCGTAATATTCTGCCAAGCACAGTTAAGTTAGTTAATCCAGCCGTTTCTGTTGCTGCTGCCACTGCCCAGGAACTAGAGCTATTAGGACTGCAAAATACTTCTGGTGTACCAACTCAATTTTGTGTTAGTGGTTGTCCTGAACAGTTTGCTAAATTATCTGTTCAGTGGCTGGGATATACGCCAGAAGTTGAAAAAGTTTACTTACCCGCTTTACCACAACCGTCTTTGCCGTTGGAATCCTTGGATTAA
- the sds gene encoding solanesyl diphosphate synthase has protein sequence MTSVTSLFAPVEADLLVLTENLKNLVGARHPILYAAAEHLFGAQGKRVRPAIVLLIARATMLDQEITPRHRRLAEITEMIHTASLVHDDVVDESEVRRGIPTVHSRFGNRIAVLAGDFLFAQSSWYLANLDNLEVVKLLSEVIMDLAEGEIQQGLNGFDTSLSIEAYLEKSYYKTASLIANSSKAAGVLSEVSPQMAENLYGYGRHIGLAFQIVDDILDFTGSTETLGKPAASDLQSGNLTAPTLYAMEEKPYLVGLIESEFVEEEDLEQAIALIKESQGIERSRELAKHHAQLAVEHLGDLSHCPSRQALIDLADYVLRRIY, from the coding sequence ATGACCTCAGTGACCTCCCTTTTTGCTCCTGTTGAAGCTGATTTGCTAGTTTTGACGGAAAATTTAAAAAATCTTGTGGGGGCAAGGCATCCCATACTGTATGCGGCGGCTGAACATTTGTTTGGGGCGCAGGGCAAGCGAGTCCGACCTGCGATCGTGCTTTTGATTGCGCGGGCAACTATGCTAGATCAGGAGATTACTCCGCGCCATCGCCGACTAGCAGAAATTACGGAGATGATTCATACCGCTAGTTTGGTACATGATGATGTGGTAGATGAATCAGAAGTGCGTCGAGGTATCCCTACTGTTCATAGTCGGTTTGGCAACCGGATAGCTGTTTTGGCAGGAGATTTCTTGTTTGCTCAATCTTCTTGGTATTTGGCGAATTTGGATAATCTAGAGGTTGTCAAGCTGCTGTCGGAAGTAATTATGGATTTGGCAGAAGGAGAAATTCAGCAAGGGTTGAATGGATTTGACACCAGTTTGTCTATAGAAGCTTATTTAGAGAAGAGTTATTACAAAACTGCTTCATTAATTGCCAATAGTTCTAAGGCTGCTGGGGTACTGAGTGAGGTATCGCCCCAAATGGCTGAGAATTTGTATGGCTATGGGCGACACATTGGGTTAGCTTTCCAGATTGTCGATGATATTTTGGATTTTACTGGCTCTACTGAAACTTTGGGCAAACCAGCAGCATCTGATTTGCAAAGCGGTAACTTGACAGCACCGACTTTATATGCTATGGAGGAAAAGCCTTATTTAGTGGGTTTGATTGAGAGTGAGTTTGTTGAAGAAGAGGATTTGGAACAAGCGATCGCACTGATTAAGGAAAGTCAGGGGATAGAGCGATCGCGTGAGTTAGCTAAACATCATGCTCAATTAGCTGTGGAACATTTGGGAGATTTATCACATTGTCCGTCGCGCCAAGCTTTGATTGATTTAGCGGATTATGTTTTGCGCCGTATTTATTAA